The following are encoded together in the Fusarium keratoplasticum isolate Fu6.1 chromosome 1, whole genome shotgun sequence genome:
- a CDS encoding Amine oxidase — protein MTPKTRDGHVWEPQTGFKTGIESDAVISPARALNNANKVYDVVVIGAGYAGLAAARDLSLLNHSVLLLEARDRIGGRTYTAKKDGFLYEMGGTWVTHHMGYLFREMTRYNMDRDLITTGSPDMHKGYYTINVPGAEPRKLSHEEAGAMQAKGWDMFVNVDGQFGRTICPLPHAQLDNPIVDRATVEKWDQISCHDRFEDIKHKLTAEEQGLLVSLLLHISGGHMKDSSLWDMVRSHALLMHSSDNFTDVWLRYKLRDGQTALAKNMFQEAADAGLEYAFSTQVKSIVQASSGDGPTTVSTTNGDRFRARKIINTIPLNVLKDIQFSPPLSQRRQEAINIGHVNHMTKVHADVSNKELERWNGMRFPGLLMYGYGDGVLPNGDVHVVAFGADERDTFIPENDATKTIDALNKIHPMNVKRLILHNWSTDPFSKGGPAWWRPGYMSKYQDELQSRHGNVFFASADWAHGWRAAIDGALEQGSLNAQTAHREITASNKKASSRL, from the exons ATGACCCCCAAGACCAGAGACGGACACGTGTGGGAGCCTCAAACCGGCTTCAAGACTGGAATCGAGAGCGATGCTGTCATCTCTCCTGCCCGTGCCCTGAACAATGCCAACAAGGTCTACGATGTCGTCGTTATCGGCGCCGGATATGCGGGTCTTGCTGCAGCGCGCGACTTGAGCCTCCTGA ACCACTCCGTTCTGCTTCTCGAAGCCAGAGATCGCATTGGTGGCCGAACCTACACGGCAAAGAAGGATG GCTTCCTTTACGAGATGGGCGGAACTTGGGTCACTCATCACATGGGATATCTGTTCCGAGAAATGACCAGATATAACATGGACCGAGACCTTATCACCACTGGAAGCCCTGACATGCACAAGGGGTACTATACTATCAATGTCCCAG GAGCCGAACCACGAAAGCTCAGCCATGAGGAAGCTGGTGCCATGCAGGCCAAGGGCTGGGACATGTTTGTCAACGTCGACGGCCAGTTCGGCCGCACTATCTGCCCGCTCCCCCACGCCCAGCTCGATAACCCCATCGTGGACCGTGCTACCGTCGAGAAGTGGGATCAGATCTCATGCCACGATCGATTTGAGGATATCAAGCACAAGCTTACGGCTGAGGAGCAGGGTCTTCTCGTCTCGCTCCTTCTCCACATCTCCGGAGGACACATGAAGGATTCCAGTCTTTGGGACATGGTCCGCTCACATGCCCTCCTTATGCATAGTTCGGACAACTTCACCGACGTCTGGCTGAGATACAAGCTCCGAGATGGGCAAACCGCCCTGGCAAAGAACATGTTCCAAGAAGCGGCCGACGCTGGCTTGGAGTATGCCTTCTCTACTCAGGTAAAGTCCATCGTCCAGGCATCATCTGGAGATGGCCCAACCACCGTCTCAACCACGAACGGCGACAGGTTCCGTGCTCGCAAGATCATCAACACAATTCCTTTGAATGTTCTCAAGGATATTCAattctcccctcctctctcgCAACGTCGCCAAGAAGCTATCAACATTGGTCATGTTAACCACATGACAAAGGTCCATGCCGACGTCAGCAACAAGGAACTTGAGAGATGGAACGGAATGCGTTTCCCTGGGCTTCTGATGTACGGCTACGGTGACGGTGTTCTGCCGAATGGAGACGTCCATGTCGTCGCCTTTGGTGCGGATGAGCGTGACACCTTTATCCCAGAGAACGATGCGACAAAGACAATCGATGCTCTGAACAAGATTCACCCCATGAATGTCAAGCGACTA ATTCTGCACAACTGGAGCACCGACCCCTTTTCCAAAGGTGGTCCTGCTTGGTGGCGCCCTGGCTACATGTCAAAGTATCAGGATGAACTCCAGAGTCGACACGGAAATGTCTTTTTTGCCTCTGCTGACTGGGCCCATGGATGGCGAGCTGCAATTGATGGCGCCTTGGAGCAGGGCAGCTTGAATGCTCAGACTGCCCACCGTGAGATCACTGCTTCCAACAAGAAGGCTTCAAGCAGGCTGTAG
- a CDS encoding Mac domain-containing protein gives MAKQQLDPEIIELAKGLQGTPWCDEYEKMISGMLYNPLHPKLLEGRHKARCVAYNFNNLDPNTGNYEEIATKRLEMLSGMLGKVGPGTFIEPPFAPDYGSNISIGENCFFNFGLTILDTSLVIIGDRVQMGPNVHIYTAGHETSVLSRIKFVEFGHPIRIEDDCWIGGNVVILPGVTIGRGCTVGAGAVVTKSLPPYSIALGAPAKVVKTIQSVEEEMADPNNPYRNMPDRA, from the exons atggccaagcagcagctGGATCCCGAGATCATTGAGCTCGCCAAGGGCTTGCAGGGCACTCCTTGGTGTGACGAGTACGAGAAGATGATTTCAGGCATGCT TTACAACCCACTACACCCCAAGCTGTTGGAGGGTCGCCACAAGGCTCGCTGCGTGGCATACAACTTCAACAACCTAGATCCCAATACTGGCAACTACGAAGAGATTGCCACCAAGAGACTCGAGATGCTCTCTGGAATGCTCGGAAAAGTCGGCCCAGGAACCTTCATTGAGCCACCCTTTGCGCCTGACTACGGCTCCAACATCTCCATTGGTGAGAActgcttcttcaacttcgG CCTAACCATCCTGGACACCAGCCTCGTCATCATTGGCGATCGTGTCCAGATGGGCCCCAATGTCCACATCTACACGGCGGGTCATGAGACCAGCGTCCTCTCCCGCATAAAGTTTGTCGAGTTCGGACACCCTATTAGAATCGAGGATGACTGTTGGATCGGAGGCAATGTTGTGATCCTTCCCGGGGTCACCATTGGACGAGGATGCACTGTCGGCGCTGGCGCCGTGGTTACCAAGAGTCTGCCCCCTTACTCCATCGCTCTCGGGGCCCCTGCAAAGGTGGTCAAGACTATTCAgtcggttgaggaggagatggccgaTCCTAACAACCCTTACCGAAACATGCCGGACCGGGCTTAG
- a CDS encoding Beta-lactamase domain-containing protein: MSSILSAGLQDKLRDIIDEYTSGGADRKIPGLVYIAFRNDGQPIFQHCSGTRGMSSQGLMSTDTIFYLASFTKVATSVSCMQLVERGLLHLDDADEVERICPELRDVKVLTRTADGGFALVEKKKRITLRMLLNHTAGFGYAFEDDKLAEYTRPVGADDFSGEAVEIANRPLVNQPGEKFQYGISMDWVGVMIERVSGKSLDEYFKTNIFQPLGMNSVTFHPSEEAKANMAYMHRRSADEKLATTDHFYRRPLLAYGEGNKAPCAGGHGCFGKPADFGRLISLLLNDGIDKVTGMRLLKPETVQDMFTDQITDKPRYSNVCVPVAKPELANPTPLTTMPDDHTEGWGMSFSISHFPSETGRAPGTASWEGLANLFWFADRKNNIGGIIASQIIPYGDRLVLECSDRVETEIYKALQQVDGS, from the exons ATGTCTTCCATCCTATCTGCAGGTCTCCAGGACAAGCTGCGTGACATTATTGACGAATACACATCCGGAGGTGCCGACCGAAAGATTCCCGGCCTAGTCTATATTGCGTTCAGAAACGATGGCCAGCCAATTTTCCAGCATTGCTCTGGCACGAGAGGCATGTCCTCGCAGGGCTTGATGTCCACAGATACCATCTTTTACTTGGCTTCTTTTACCAAAGTGGCAACCTCTGTCTCTTGCATGCAGCTTGTTGAGCGTGGTCTGTTGCaccttgacgatgctgatGAAGTTGAGAGGATCTGCCCCGAGTTGAGAGATGTAAAAGTTTTGACTCGCACAGCTGATGGTGGCTTCGCGctcgttgagaagaagaaaaggatAACCCTACGGATGCTCCTGAACCACACTG CCGGTTTTGGATACGCCTTTGAGGACGATAAGCTGGCAGAATACACTCGTCCAGTTGGCGCAGATGATTTCTCAGGAGAAGCAGTGGAGATAGCCAACCGACCTCTTGTCAACCAACCTGGCGAAAAGTTCCAGTACGGAATCTCGATGGACTGGGTGGGTGTCATGATAGAGCGAGTCTCTGGAAAGTCGTTGGACGAATACTTCAAAACCAACATCTTCCAGCCTCTGGGTATGAACAGTGTAACCTTTCATCCTTcagaagaggccaaggcaaaTATGGCCTACATGCATCGAAGGTCCGCAGATGAAAAGCTAGCAACCACTGATCACTTCTACCGACGACCATTGTTAGCTTACGGAGAGGGAAACAAGGCCCCGTGCGCTGGAGGTCATGGTTGCTTTGGAAAGCCGGCTGATTTTGGAA GGCTCATCTCACTTCTGCTCaacgatggcatcgacaagGTAACAGGCATGCGTCTCCTCAAGCCCGAGACTGTTCAAG ACATGTTCACGGACCAGATTACCGATAAACCACGTTACAGCAACGTGTGTGTTCCAGTAGCAAAGCCCGAGTTAGCCAACCCAACGCCCTTGACCACAATGCCAGACGATCACACCGAGGGATGGGGAATGTCATTTTCAATTAGCCACTTTCCCTCTGAAACAGGACGAGCACCTGGTACGGCATCTTGGGAAGGGTTGGCCAATCTCTTCTGGTTCGCTGACCGAAAGAATAACATTGGCGGCATCATTGCTTCTCAAATCATCCCATATGGCG ATCGCTTGGTATTGGAGTGCTCAGATCGTGTAGAAACCGAGATATACAAGGCCTTGCAGCAGGTTGATGGATCTTGA
- a CDS encoding Abhydrolase-3 domain-containing protein: MEVTKQERDAQFKTLIDLLQSVPHDIFDGFDITQAHFESAGVEIGVDILIPKRKGTTARPVIVRIHGGFLITGSSLFPAWFSKWILDFADQHDAIILSPNYRLLPEVKGKDIIQDMANFWTWVQSGGPGRHLASIGRSSVSMNLAQTLLVGESAGGYLALQSVLSGFTSPKAIIALYPMIDMQSAHYTKPYEKPIVGVSNYPQEDADSFISATTGNAAITEAEPPTRLDSAIAVVQNGRFLDLLGREPELFVLERIEAGLMPQRETGMPLLPPLFLLHGKNDTAVPVDGTRKLVNMLQRLHPDTKFHVAIRPGDHGFDFSATTQDGWLREGLDFVTGPWLGEKSRI, translated from the exons ATGGAGGTTACCAAGCAAGAGCGTGACGCTCAGTTCAAGACCCTAATCGACCTTCTACAAAGCGTGCCTCACGACATCTTTGATGGCTTTGACATCACTCAAGCTCACTTTGAGTCGGCTGGGGTTGAGATTGGAGTCGACATCTTGATTCCCAAGCGGAAAGGTACGACAGCCAGGCCTGTGATTGTGAGAATACACGGCGGGTTTCTT ATTACAGGATCAAGTCTTTTCCCAGCCTGGTTCTCCAAATGGATTCTGGACTTTGCGGATCAGcacgatgccatcatccTTAGCCCTAACTATCGGCTTCTTCCAGAAGTCAAAGGGAAGGACATCATACAGGATATGGCCAACTTCTGGACCTGGGTACAGTCGGGAGGCCCTGGGAGGCACCTTGCCTCGATAGGACGGTCCAGTGTCTCAATGAATTTGGCCCAAACTCTTCTTGTGGGTGAAAGTGCAG GCGGATATCTGGCTTTGCAGTCCGTTTTGTCAGGGTTTACAAgccccaaggccatcattgCTCTCTATCCCATGATAGACATGCAGTCAGCTCATTACACAAAGCCGTATGAGAAACCAATCGTGGGCGTGTCCAACTACCCTCAAGAAGATGCAGATAGCTTCATATCAGCTACTACTGGGAATGCCGCCATCACCGAGGCAGAGCCACCCACAAGATTGGATTCGGCCATAGCCGTGGTCCAGAATGGACGCTTCCTTGACCTACTGGGCCGGGAGCCCGAGTTGTTTGTGCTTGAACGCATAGAAGCAGGATTGATGCCTCAAAGAGAGACAGGGATGCCACTTCTCCCACCGTTGTTCCTGCTTCATGGCAAGAACGACACCGCGGTTCCAGTTGATGGCACAAGGAAGCTGGTCAACATGCTACAAAGGTTACACCCAGATACCAAGTTTCACGTGGCCATCCGCCCAGGTGATCACGGGTTTGATTTCTCTGCCACCACACAGGATGGCTGGCTAAGGGAAGGGCTAGACTTTGTCACAGGCCCATGGCTCGGTGAGAAGAGCCGTATCTAA
- a CDS encoding Acetyl-coenzyme A synthetase — protein sequence MGEALETQTAPVGSSEAEEWYLPDKMLARHPGKPHIAGLDEYRQMHQLSIQDPDTFWGQQARELLAWETDFHTVQHGSLPEGNVGWFLGGKLNASFNCVDRHALKDPKKVAIIHETDDGHGGHSVTYGELLKQVSKVSWVLKDLGVRKGDTVAIYMPMVPEALVAILACARIGAVHSVVFAGFSAGSLRDRITDAKSKVVITADESQRGGKTIGIKKIVDEALSPLEGVQTLVFKRTGAEVGWVPGRDHWWHEEVKKWPSYIPPVSMDAEDPLFLLYTSGSTGKPKGILHTTGGYLVGAAATGKYVFDIHGDDRYFCAGDVGWITGHTYVVYAPLLLGVSTVVFEGTPTYPSINRYWDIIANHKITHFYVAPTALRLLKRAGSDPVNHDTSSLRVLGSVGEPIAPEIWKWYFDTIGKGECHVVDTYWQTETGSHAVTPLAGVTPTKPGSACLPFFGIDTVLIDPVSGEEIHGNGVEGVLAFKSSWPSMARTVYGDHQRFQETYLDVYKGYYFTGDGASRDQDGFYWIRGRVDDVINVSGHRLSTAEIEAAMVEHPAVAESAVVGIADELTGQSVVAFVCLKEAFRANEDAVHLELRLQVRKNIGPFAAPKNIFVVTDLPKTRSGKIMRRVLRKVVMGEQDQLGDVTTLSDPSVVGKIIDVVHKGE from the exons ATGGGTGAGGCATTGGAAACTCAGACGGCTCCTGTCGGTAGcagcgaggccgaggaaTGGT ATCTTCCTGATAAGATGCTTGCCA GACACCCTGGCAAGCCTCACATTGCTG GCCTTGATGAGTATCGTCAGATGCACCAGCTATCCATCCAGGATCCTGATACCTTTTGGGGACAACAGGCTCGGGAGCTGCTGGCCTGGGAGACTGATTTCCACACCGTCCAGCATGGATCCTTGCCCGAGGGCAACGTTGGCTGGTTCCTTGGAGGCAAGCTCAACGCTTCCTTCAACTGCGTGGATCGTCATGccctcaaagaccccaagaagGTTGCCATCATTCATGAAACTGATGATGGACATGGCGGGCACTCGGTGACTTATGGAGAGTTGCTGAAGCAGGTGAGCAAGGTCTCTTGGGTTCTCAAGGACCTGGGTGTGCGAAAGGGCGACACTGTCGCTATCTACATGCCCATGGTCCCTGAGGCGCTGGTTGCCATCCTTGCTTGTGCCCGCATTGGCGCTGTTCACTCCGTCGTCTTCGCTGGCTTCTCTGCCGGGTCTCTTCGAGATCGTATCACCGACGCCAAGAGCAAGGTGGTCATCACTGCTGACGAAAGTCAGCGAGGCGGCAAGACTATCGGTATCAAGAAGAttgtcgacgaggctctgAGCCCCCTCGAGGGTGTCCAGACTTTGGTCTTCAAGCGGACTGGTGCCGAAGTTGGCTGGGTTCCTGGCCGAGACCACTGGTGGCATGAAGAAGTCAAGAAGTGGCCCAGTTATATCCCTCCCGTCTCCATGGATGCAGAGGATCCCCTTTTCCTCCTGTATACATCTGGATCTACGGGTAAGCCAAAGGGTATCCTGCATACTACCGGCGGCTATCTCGTAGGAGCTGCAGCCACTGGCAAGTACGTGTTTGACATTCACGGAGATGACCGTTATTTCTGTGCTGGCGATGTCGGATGGATTACGGGCCACACTTATGTTGTTTATGCCCCTCTGCTCCTGGGCGTGTCCACCGTCGTTTTCGAGGGCACACCCACATATCCTTCCATCAACCGGTACTGGGACATTATCGCCAACCATAAGATTACGCACTTCTACGTTGCGCCCACCGCTCTCCGACTGCTCAAGAGAGCTGGATCGGATCCCGTCAACCACGACACCAGCAGTCTCCGTGTCCTTGGTTCAGTCGGAGAGCCTATCGCCCCTGAGATTTGGAAGTGGTACTTCGATACGATTGGCAAGGGCGAATGCCACGTTGTTGAT ACATACTGGCAAACTGAAACCGGATCTCATGCCGTCACGCCCCTCGCTGGCGTGACGCCTACCAAGCCTGGAtctgcttgcttgcccttCTTTGGTATTGATACTGTCTTGATCGACCCTGTTTCTGGTGAGGAAATCCACGGAAATGGAGTCGAGGGCGTGCTTGCTTTCAAGTCTTCTTGGCCTAGCATGGCTCGAACAGTGTACGGTGATCACCAAAGATTCCAGGAAACATACCTGGACGTTTACAAGGGATACTAT TTCACTGGTGACGGTGCCAGCCGTGATCAGGATGGCTTTTACTGGATCCGCGGCCGTGTTGACGATGTTATCAACGTTAGTGGTCATCGATTATCCACGGCCGAGATCGAAGCTGCTATGGTTGAGCATCCCGCGGTCGCTGAGTCTGCCGTCGTGGGCATCGCTGACGAGCTCACTGGCCAGTCTGTGGTGGCCTTTGTTTGCCTCAAGGAGGCTTTTAGGGCGAACGAAGACGCCGTTCACCTCGAGCTCAGGCTGCAAGTTAGGAAGAACATTGGTCCCTTTGCAGCGCCTAAGAACATCTTTGTGGTGACTGACCTCCCCAAGACTCGATCTGGAAAGATCATGCGTCGTGTTCTACGCAAGGTGGTCATGGGCGAGCAGGATCAGCTTGGAGATGTGACTACCTTGTCGGATCCCTCCGTTGTTGGAAAGATCATCGATGTTGTGCACAAGGGGGAGTAG